From the Polaribacter tangerinus genome, the window AGCTGTTGCTTGTTCTTTTTTCTTATGCTATATTTGATTAAAATAACATTAGTATTATGATTTTAATTGCAGACGGTGGTTCTACAAAAGCAGATTGGATAGCCATTCATAAAAATAAAGAAGAAGCCTTTAGAGTTCGAACTTTAGGGCTAAACCCAGCTGTTGTAGAAGAAGAATTGTACAACAGAATAATTAACATGTTTCAGTTAATTAGTATTAAAGAAGAGGTTACAGAAATTCATTTTTATGGTGCTGGTTGTGGCACTCCAAAACCTGTAGAATTACTTCATAAAATTTTAGCTTCTATTTTTGTAAATGCAAAAATTTACATTGCAGAAGATATGTTGGCAGCTGTATATGCGGCAACAGGTAAAAAGCCCGCAATGGTTTGTATATTGGGTACAGGTTCTAATAGTTGTTATTTCGATGGAAAAGAGATGCAAATGTTGGTTCCATCTTTAGGATATATTTTAATGGATGAAGCGAGTGGAAACTATTTTGGTAAAAAACTGATTAAAGATTTTTACTACAAAAAAATGCCCAAAGCCATGGCAGCTTCTTTTGAAAAAGAGTTTAATGTAGAGGCAGATTATATCAAAAGAAATATTTATAAAGAAGCCAACCCGAATATGTATTTGGCATCTTTTGCAAAATTTATGTTTGAATTTAAAGAAGAAAAGTACATTAAGAAACTCATTAAAAAAGGGTTTCAAGAGTTTTTTAAATATCGAATTTTACCGTACAAAATTACCTCAGAAACTCCTATTTATTTTATAGGTTCTATAGCACATTATTTTAGGGATGTTCTCGAAAAAGTAGCAGCAAAAAATAACCTACAAATTACCGGAGTAATTCAAAGGCCTATCGATAATTTATTGGCGTATCATAAAGAAAACATTAACGTATAAGAGATTGAACTCTTTCTAATTTCATGCCTCTAGAGCCTTTTATTAAAATGTATTGGTTTTCTAGAGGCTTTTTTTGTAAATACTCCTTAAAATCCTCGAAATCTTTAAACTTATAATCGGTTGTTTTTGTTTGGTAAAAATGATTTCCTATATAAAAAACGTTTAAAAATTGCTGCTTTGTTACCAAGTCTACTATTGCTTGGTGTTCTACTTCACTTTCTGTGCCTAACTCGAACATATCGCCAAGAATAACGGTTTTTCTAGGAGCTGTATTTTTAGAAAACTGTAAAATAGCAGCTTTCATACTCGAAGGATTGGCGTTATAGGCATCTAAAATTAAGGTGTTTTTGTCAGTTTTTACAAGCTGAGACCGATTGTTGGTAGGTACATAATTTTCTATGGCACTTACCATTGCTTCTGCAACAACACCAAAGTGATTTCCTATAGTAATGGCTGCAGCAATATTGGTATAATTATAATCGCCAATTAAATGACTTTGTATTTCAATATTTTTAAAAGATAACGCAACAAACGGATGGGCACTTATAAATTGTAAACTATCGTGAAAAGGAATGGTAATAGTATTGTTGGTTTTTGCTACCTGTAGCGGGTCTGCTGTATTTATAAATACGGTCCCTTTTTGTTCCGTTAAAAAATCGTACAGTTCGCTTTTTCCTTTTATAACTCCCTCATAACCCCCGAAACCCTCTAAATGTGCTTTTCCGAAATTAGTAATGTATCCAAAATTTGGAAGGCAAATAGTACTTAAAAAGGCAATTTCCTTCTGATGATTAGCACCCATCTCTACAATTCCAATTTCTGTTTTCTTCGTAAAAGAGAGCAACGTTAAGGGAACTCCTATATGGTTATTTAAGTTTCCATGTGTAGCAGCTGCTTTATATTTTTTAGAGAGCACTGCATGTATAAGTTCTTTAGTAGTTGTTTTTCCATTACTTCCTGTTAGTCCTATGATAGGAATATTCAGTTGTTTTCTGTGATGTTTTGCCAACGCTTGTAATGTTGCTAAAACTTCGTGCACTAAAATTGTATTTTTTGTATGATACTTTGCTTCGTCTATAACTGCATAACTTGCTCCTTTTTCAAGTGCTTCTATGGCATATTCATTCCCATTAAAATGGTCTCCTTTTAAGGCAAAGAAAAT encodes:
- a CDS encoding N-acetylglucosamine kinase; protein product: MILIADGGSTKADWIAIHKNKEEAFRVRTLGLNPAVVEEELYNRIINMFQLISIKEEVTEIHFYGAGCGTPKPVELLHKILASIFVNAKIYIAEDMLAAVYAATGKKPAMVCILGTGSNSCYFDGKEMQMLVPSLGYILMDEASGNYFGKKLIKDFYYKKMPKAMAASFEKEFNVEADYIKRNIYKEANPNMYLASFAKFMFEFKEEKYIKKLIKKGFQEFFKYRILPYKITSETPIYFIGSIAHYFRDVLEKVAAKNNLQITGVIQRPIDNLLAYHKENINV
- a CDS encoding UDP-N-acetylmuramoyl-tripeptide--D-alanyl-D-alanine ligase; the encoded protein is MQLEELYKLYTKNYLVTTDTRNIKKGAIFFALKGDHFNGNEYAIEALEKGASYAVIDEAKYHTKNTILVHEVLATLQALAKHHRKQLNIPIIGLTGSNGKTTTKELIHAVLSKKYKAAATHGNLNNHIGVPLTLLSFTKKTEIGIVEMGANHQKEIAFLSTICLPNFGYITNFGKAHLEGFGGYEGVIKGKSELYDFLTEQKGTVFINTADPLQVAKTNNTITIPFHDSLQFISAHPFVALSFKNIEIQSHLIGDYNYTNIAAAITIGNHFGVVAEAMVSAIENYVPTNNRSQLVKTDKNTLILDAYNANPSSMKAAILQFSKNTAPRKTVILGDMFELGTESEVEHQAIVDLVTKQQFLNVFYIGNHFYQTKTTDYKFKDFEDFKEYLQKKPLENQYILIKGSRGMKLERVQSLIR